ATTgatggaaaatttccagcaaacaaGAATAAGTGCTGGAAAAACCAGCAAGAAGAGAATAGGATAGGACACACTtatgatacagatttttctggCTTCCCGATCAGAAAAGCATATCAAAATCGTTACTCAAACCTATCTCAGCGAGATACACTTTATCTGACTCAGTTAATGTTTCGATATGAGATTTGCTATTTAGGTTTTTTCGAAAACAGAATTATATCtacttttgataaaaacaattttatcaaacgCACTTTTGAGAGAAGTTCAGCTTCACTAAATAAGAATAAATAGTCCCTGTAGGAGAGACAATTCCAATGATTgttccattttaaaaaccttttgatttttaacaattttctatCTTTATTTTATCCATCATTAAGTATGCATGAACGATTTATTTGTTGTTACTTTGAACTACCAATTGGTTCGGGTTTAGTTGTTAAGATTAATATATATGTTAAATAGAATTCAAAAAGCTTTCAGCTTAAGACAATCATTAATGTAAAATTCTATATGGAAATTCTTTACGCTTAGTGCACACACAAACTAAGTTTTTATATGAAGTTTTAATTCAGGCCATATATGCCCAAAGGTccgataaaaattcaaaacatgatATAACCATTGATTGGTGTCAATTTAATAGCATCAAAGTATACTTAAACTGTGTAGTAATATAAGGAtctaatttgttttcatttcaacccccatcaaatattcaaatttgcagtccagctttaaaattattacgcctGTGTGTATGCAACTGCCATAAAAAACCTGGTGGAAAATAGCAGAAAATTATGaacttttgaaaagaaaaaaaatgttgattgatttctcttttatcaaattattcttgaaaatgtaaatttttctcgagttttcattcaaatataTGGAATCGATATTTCGTacagttggaaaaattatccagaaaacgaaatcgagtgtccagtcaaattgctctaactttttaaccgttgggtagaatttgatgaaaatttgggtagatttagttcatagtgcattgtttacatcctgcaagttataaagtcctgtgatcaaaactcgcggaaatggagtcgaaagaacagctcgcgCGAGATAAAATTTTGCTCaatcatcacgagaacaaggatctctcgcatcgttccatcgctgaaatgatgggaatcgcgaatttcaAGGTGtcacgagtgattaagcggttcgagtaacgattgaccaccgaacggaagcccagaagtgaagtcttagccaaatcccgaacgcctccgttcgggatgtggctgaaaagctgcacctaagccgaagttttgtccagaaggctaAAACTTTGGCTGGGTACAAAaagcccctaatcgcgacgagaagcagagctagtccgccaaaacccgtgccaggaagttgtacttcaacatgctgacgaaagttgaatgctgcatcatggacgacgaaacatatgtgaaggcgacttcaaacagatccccagcaacctgtttttcatggCCAAGGATAAGTCCAGTGCTCCGCAGCATGTCCGTACTCagaattcctggtttggcaagctatcGTGCGAGAAGCGGAGTACAACTTTCGTGACCCAGGGCATGATGAACGGACAGAGTGCCTttagaagcggctgcttcctctcctgaagacCCACAACGTCGCAACATTCTTCTGGTCGGATTTGACCTCAAGCCACTTCTCCAAGACGTACTGAAGTGGTATGAGGACAGTAAGTTCAATTTTGTGACGAAAATGTTCAActctcccaacactccggagctccgccccatcaaGAAGTACTggacgattatgaagcagcTTTTTACACGAGGCTGtcaagacagtcgaggaactgaagaaagtatgggtttacatgcaaaaaaacggttgattcaaaggttgtgcagaattttaTGGCTGGGTTCAAGGTCAAGGTGTGCGCATTTGCGTATAGACtgcaaataaaatacgagtaaaatggtaaaattaattttgatagttattttttaatcccTAAAAATTTGATGGCCATCGGATCGAACTCGAATTTTGGGAATTAATTTTGCGTGTGGCATTTTTAGGAGTTTTATAAGTTGTTATCCTGGCGGCCATAGCGTAGTGGATAGAGGTCAAGACCATGAGATAGACTCTTTATGTAAGTTGCCGTTTCCAGCTGATGCTAGACATTTCATAACCTCCATAAATGTACATCATCAAGGATCATGTTCCACTaagatcgtatttttttttaatttgtattcgtGTTTCAAAATAACCGTTGACTCTCGgtcaaaacacttttttttgacaCCAGGCCGTAGATCAATAACTTAGGTTTATAATTCAGCTTTCTCAGTCTTGtttatgatttgttttgatCGTAAAAATCATGTTCTTTTCCTCGTTTCACAGCAATGGTAGTTGAAACTTATCAAAGCTTCAACGCGACCAATTAAACTAATAGTGGTCCGTTATCGCATTCCTTCGAATATGAGCAACTGCGAGAACCGACGTATGGAATTAGCATAAATAGTTTCATTATCAACTTTGGTTCAATTGAGGCTTCGTTGATTGAAAATGTTCGCAGGTAAGCAGGTTGACGTTTAGTATAAATATCAAAAAGTTTCAATGAATCGACATCAGTCATCAGCTGTTCGTTCTTCAAACACCAATAGCAGTTCTAAGGTTTACACAGTTTCAAGATGTTCAAGTTTACAGCTTTCGCCCTTCTTGTGATCGTGGCCGGTAAGTCATTGCTCTGCGAGCTTAATCTCTGATTTATTTaactaaactttatttttcctaaagttGTCCAGGGTGCCCCACAGATTCCTGGCGCAGATATGCCTGGCACGGATATGCCTACCACGCCTGGTCAGGAAATGCCTGGCACGGATATGTCAAGTACGGAAATGCCTAATATGCCAGAAACAAGCACTCCTGAAGCTCCTGGAGCTCCTGATGCTCCAGGAGCACCTGCAGCTCCTGATGCTCCAGCAGCACCTGCAGCTCCAGGAGCTCCTGCAACTCCTGAAGCTCCTAATATGCCAAATCCAGGCAATGCCATTAGTGGCATTGCAGGCGGTATCGCTAGTGGCATTGCCAGTCGCGTCAGCAATCGATCATAAGCTGTTGAATGGTTTACGCGTGCCGGATAAAGAACGGTTGTTATTTGTGCATATGTGGTTATAATAAAATGGAAGAGTTCTTAGCTTAAGAAAAGTCTTTTTTGAAGTGAAAGAAATCCCCCCATACTGTCTCCAGTCCCATCATCAAATTGGCAATCGCTTTTCAGGTCTTACCTCCACATCCCTAAATTCAAAGTTAAATTGtgatttatgtttgaaaattttgatttaaaatcatgaaGGTTTCGTTTTACTGATTATACAGGGTTTATTGTCCCCTTACTTCAACAAAATGCTTAACGCCTTTTAACTACGACATAAATCTTCAATTCGCCATCTAAACGATCAGTTACACTCATTAAACACGGTGTCTCTGAGGGAACCATTTATTTTAAACCATTCGAAAAATGGGACttttccctttcatttgagcccaaatatTTATATCATAATCTAcctagaacaattttttttttgaaggtttttaatcttttttaatggtttattcaaagacaaaatcatactaatcactgtgaaaacgcttgTTTTACCTTCAGCGTTGATCAAACTCCATATGTCACTACCATGATCTTATAGGAAATTTTCCTGGctataactttgtagaaaatatcaaagtgatacaaattgagacaAATGAGTTGTAATGTGACAAAAAgagttattattatttcatttgaaaaatctaataaaagttCACATCACTGATTGTTCCAAGACCAGAAATAGTATTCTAGGGTAGAGgcccctaagacaacggcttaaggaagcttttttcattagtCAAATAGCACTGCCTTCCGTGTTGGTTTAAAACTGTCATTCattcattgaactatatttttaatattgtgttatgaaattatgcaggaaatagatcaatccattacgtacttttgatACAATTAATGATGTATTTTCCACATCCAAGTTCTAAGTTgtagctaggtaccattgcttggctaaggcaattgcaggcagcgcaatattagaccttacaaattgaatccaccctgcaaatgtattttgtaccaacacactctccaatgGACAGGGCCAACtcaattattgattgtagagtagggtggcccaaaattgtactatgtctggaattttgggggctcaagcttcaaatgatagcttagggtgtaagaaacaatattttatatggcaGCGActcaaaaaaatgatatttagaGGTCGgcaggtcgcactggttcgatttttggaaaaagataattttttcgacattttgtcctaatgaatttttaagatctcgaaaaagtatcaaacatgtgtctctaatatattttaaattttcttttgaatgtcagttttaaactaaaaatttattgggaatgttttggactctcaatttgtatgtatgattaattaaatttcgcaatactatgaatttttgtgaaaaaaatttacagttcacaaaaaagtgtactatagaataacattttcaatcaacattAAATTCAAAAGATGAGCAACgttatgatgtgcaactttgcagaaaaaGTGTACAGCTATTACTTGTcgtttaaaagttattcaaggTTTTCTGAGtgaaaaagtcacaaatttcaaacttttgctaagaattgctctatattatgatgtggatgagtttcgagcaatctaaacttctgatatcaaactttttcatccttttatcgatccttcAATAAGCAGAAATAGCCATGACTAGTttcgagatttttattttaaatttatttagtggTTGTAGCCATAACACATTCACCAAACCGTCACCCAAGTATGGCTAACACGaccttcaatcaataaaaaatctaaaaacttggaatggttcattctggtgatttaaggatctataaaagaatgaaaaaatttgatatcaggagtttatttggttcttagattactcgaaactcatccacatcataatataaagcaattcttagcaaaaattttaaatttgtgacttttttctacagtgaaacttgaattactttgaaacgacaagtcatagctatacactttcttctgcaaagttgcacatcataacgtcgcgcatcttttgaattcaacattgattaaaaatcttaatccaaagtacacttttttgttagttataattatttttttacaaaaattcatagtattgcgtaatttaaaaaatcatacatacaaattgagagtccataacattcccaataaatttttagtttaaaactaacattcaaaagaaaatttaaaaaatattagagacacatgtttgatactttttcgaGATCTGAAAATGTCGAATAAATGGccttttccaaaaatcgaaccagtgcgacctctaaacatcatttttctgagtcgccgccatataaaatattgtttcttacaccctaagctatcatttgaagcttgagcccccaaaatcccagacatagtacaattttgggccaccctatgtagagtgtttaaatgttcaggatggattatttacattaaaaaatcaatcttttacataaacTTGATCAGGATGATGAGCATTTATGGGGTTTCATTATTCCGGAAGAATATCTTATTCTTTTTTGCCgatacaatttttccaaaactggaaagaataaacaaagtttaaggtatcttaaataaaaatttgataaattcatcgaaaattcaaacagttgaaagatCGAAAGCCAAACTTTAGAAGATAAAAATTGAATCACCTctcagctaacatgaaatcgtaatagaaatgatctATAACTAaagtaaacacgttggtattgagtcattttctatcattcattcatggcaagctttgcccaaaaaaaaattgaatcggatagcagtttagtcaattcgtaaatatgtctccaaaatgTTGAGAATATGttcattcgacatttacgatttgagtgaactgaattacgataaatgggcggaccttcaattgacactctctccggtctctttctttgaccggttcgtaaaaagaaaatctcacctatagagctttAGCGTAGACCTTATCAACTGATGAGTaagcatcgtggtaagataccggtcTGCTAattcggaggactggagttcaaatctcggtcgaggaaacttttttttcgtttattttgctttttgttggaaaatcgaatcgttggaatcttgccATTGTAGAAATATCGCCTTCACTTTtctagctatatgctattttggtaagtttaatacaatctttttatctggtatatttgtttcaataattctgttgttcctgcgttacACCTTCATAAATATTTGCTGGGCTGCTGtttacgagttttttttttaaattttcgatctaaattatctcgatttttcgatttgtttgcAATGTAGATTGTAAGCAAGTTTATTGCAGAcaagtttttgatcaattttctttccaatttattgaaaatttgaatcaattctTTTTCTCCCCACACCcctcgtgatgtttcaactccaagtgacaaaaggcagatttcaaatttgttccggccttataaaaaaaagatggcttctgctttacttgaaaattttgttacttaTGTCACACTTTGTGCAATGCATCATCTCAAATATGAGCATAATCTGGGCAAATAAATGTAGAAAAACTAATTAAAGCATTTGAAgccactgcaaaaaaaaaaaatctgttcataaaatggtgttttttttgttttcataaaagtaAGAAAATGACATTCCCGGGGAAAGCCAAAAATGCAGAATACCCCAGAGAATagataactattttttcaaataaccactaaaaatggttcaaaacaaagttagagggtgatacggtcaaaatttggtcaagagaaaacgcgtgtaaatcggtgaaatcgtttatttaaaaattcaaattaaatttcattttcaagttaaattagtataaaattctggagaaatattcagttaggatttcgcttttccaaatccgaattgccgggccttatgcttaacccctgccatcagattgtacgccaccttgtccaccttcttcgccacaaaaagccagtttgccttgaactgctgctagtcctcagcagtttttttagtcttcttaaggtttcgcttgacaatatcccagtatttctcaattgggcggagctctggcgtgttgggagggttcttgtccttgggaaccacctgcacgttgttggcggcgtaccactccatggccttttaaccgtaatggcaagatgccaaatccggccaagacagtacggaacaactgtgtttcttcaggaaaggcagcagacgtttattcaaacactctttcacgtaaatttcttggttgacagtcccggaagctatgaaaatgctgctttgcAAACCACAGgtcagatggcttgccaaaccagatatttcttcgcgaactttgacctttccccttcctttgacgtataaaactcctgtcccggaagctgcttgtagtcggctttgacgtaggtttcgtcgtccattaccacgcagtcaaaattcctcagcatcgtcgtgtacagcctccgggatcgcgctttggccgtcgtattttgtttatcatcgcgatttggagtcactacatTCTTGTAAGTccatagtccggctcgttttttggctcgatgcaggGTTGTAGATGATACagccagcttatttgcggcatctaggagagagaggttagggtttcgtttgaaactactggcaactctctttgtcatctCAGTGGCtaccggttttcgattttcccccgatccagacttcctggatgtcgacaaacgttccccaaacactttaattacatttgtaacggttgatttggcaacttttagcgattttgccagctttgcgtgcgagtagctcgg
This sequence is a window from Uranotaenia lowii strain MFRU-FL chromosome 3, ASM2978415v1, whole genome shotgun sequence. Protein-coding genes within it:
- the LOC129750913 gene encoding circumsporozoite protein-like, which produces MFKFTAFALLVIVAVVQGAPQIPGADMPGTDMPTTPGQEMPGTDMSSTEMPNMPETSTPEAPGAPDAPGAPAAPDAPAAPAAPGAPATPEAPNMPNPGNAISGIAGGIASGIASRVSNRS